The Ziziphus jujuba cultivar Dongzao chromosome 7, ASM3175591v1 genome includes a region encoding these proteins:
- the LOC107423729 gene encoding uncharacterized protein LOC107423729 gives MGKAKKGPKFAVMKKVITSKAIKNYKEEVLNPSKKDLRKDKLPRNVPNVSSALFFKHNTALGPPYRVLVDTNFINFSIQNKLDLEKGMMDCLYAKCTPCITDCVMAELEKLGQKYRVALRIAKDPRFERLPCIHKGTYADDCIVDRVTQHKCFIVATCDRDLKRRIRKVPGVPIMYITQHKYSIERLPEATIGGAPRI, from the exons ATGGGGAAGGCGAAGAAAGGCCCTAAATTTGCAGTCATGAAAAAGGTCATAACTTCGAAAGCTATTAAAAA CTACAAAGAGGAGGTTTTGAACCCAAGTAAGAAAGATCTTCGAAAGGATAAGCTCCCAAGAAACGT GCCAAATGTTTCTTCCGCGCTTTTCTTCAAACATAACACTGCATTGGGACCGCCTTATCGGGTTTTGGTTGATACCAACTTCATAAACTTCTCCATCCAGAATAAA TTGGATCTGGAGAAGGGTATGATGGACTGCTTGTATGCAAAAT GCACTCCTTGCATTACAGACTGTGTAATGGCTGAGCTCGAAAAGCTAGGTCAAAAATACCGTGTGGCGCTAAG GATTGCTAAGGATCCTCGTTTTGAGAGATTACCCTGCATTCATAAAGGAACATATGCTGATGACTGCATTGTTGATAGAGTTACCCAG CACAAATGCTTCATTGTTGCTACGTGTGATCGAGATTTGAAACGAAGGATCCGGAAG GTACCTGGCGTGCCAATCATGTACATCACTCAGCACAAGTATTCAATTGAGCGGTTGCCAGAAGCAACAATTGGTGGAG CTCcaagaatttaa